A region of Massilia sp. WG5 DNA encodes the following proteins:
- a CDS encoding M61 family metallopeptidase has translation MKKTNQKKQAAVQYTIVPKDLAGHLFNVTVTVAAPSAEGQAFSLPAWIPGSYMIREFARNIVRIRAESGGQPVELVKLDKHSWRAAPVAGPLTLHYEVYAWDLSVRAAHLDQTHGFFNGTSVFLRVLGQDASPHQVDIQRPGDAAASDWRVATSLPELGAKRYGFGTYIAADYDDLIDHPVEMGDFALASFKAHGIQHDIVVTGRVPNLDMERLQQDLKAICETQIAFFEPATKKAPMDRYVFLTMAVGDGYGGLEHRASTALICSRNDLPTTAAPKTAERSEGYVTFLGLCSHEYFHTWNVKRIKPAVFAPYDLQVEAYTPLLWLFEGFTSYYDDLMLVRSGIISEATYFKLLGKTVGSVWRGSGRTKQSIAESSFDAWTKYYRQDENAPNAIISYYTKGSLVGLAFDLTIRAKTGGAKSLDDVMRALWERYGRDFYAGASGSGRGVTEKDVEALFDEVSGLRLKPLFERHVRGTDDIPLAKLYAPFAVKVLDERKNSKPSLNVGVGRDPLGARLTQVHEGGAAHRAGLSAGDIVIAVDGLRVNGNPSNLDQLFARYRVDDAVEVHAFRRDELMRFDVTLQGCVAPVVSIGVAPAGARRAATIARPSAS, from the coding sequence ATGAAAAAAACCAATCAGAAGAAGCAGGCCGCGGTCCAGTACACCATCGTGCCGAAGGACCTGGCGGGACACCTGTTCAATGTCACCGTGACGGTTGCCGCACCGAGTGCGGAAGGGCAGGCGTTCTCGCTGCCGGCCTGGATCCCGGGCAGCTACATGATCCGCGAGTTCGCGCGCAACATCGTGCGCATCCGCGCCGAATCGGGCGGCCAGCCGGTCGAGCTGGTCAAGCTCGACAAGCACAGCTGGCGCGCCGCGCCGGTGGCCGGCCCGCTGACGCTGCACTACGAGGTGTACGCCTGGGACCTGTCGGTGCGCGCCGCCCACCTGGACCAGACCCACGGCTTCTTCAACGGCACCAGCGTGTTCCTGCGCGTGCTCGGCCAGGATGCGAGCCCGCACCAGGTCGACATCCAGCGCCCGGGCGACGCTGCCGCCTCCGATTGGCGGGTGGCGACTTCGCTGCCCGAACTGGGCGCCAAGCGCTACGGCTTCGGCACCTACATCGCCGCCGACTATGACGACCTGATCGACCATCCGGTGGAGATGGGCGATTTCGCGCTGGCTTCCTTCAAGGCGCACGGCATCCAGCACGACATCGTGGTTACCGGCCGCGTGCCCAACCTGGACATGGAGCGCCTGCAGCAGGACCTGAAGGCCATCTGCGAAACCCAGATCGCCTTCTTCGAGCCGGCGACGAAAAAAGCGCCGATGGACCGCTACGTCTTCCTGACCATGGCGGTGGGCGACGGCTACGGCGGCCTCGAACACCGCGCCTCGACGGCCCTGATCTGCTCGCGCAACGACCTGCCGACCACCGCCGCGCCCAAGACCGCCGAACGCAGCGAAGGCTACGTCACCTTCCTGGGCCTGTGCAGCCACGAGTATTTCCACACCTGGAACGTCAAGCGCATCAAGCCGGCCGTGTTCGCGCCCTACGACCTGCAGGTCGAGGCTTACACGCCGCTGCTGTGGCTGTTCGAAGGCTTCACCAGCTATTACGACGACCTGATGCTGGTCCGCAGCGGCATCATCAGCGAAGCGACTTATTTCAAGCTGCTCGGCAAGACCGTCGGCAGTGTCTGGCGTGGCAGCGGCCGCACCAAGCAGAGCATCGCGGAATCCAGCTTCGACGCCTGGACCAAGTACTACCGCCAGGACGAAAATGCGCCGAACGCCATCATCAGCTACTACACCAAGGGTTCGCTGGTCGGCCTGGCCTTCGACCTGACGATCCGCGCCAAGACCGGCGGCGCGAAGTCGCTGGACGACGTGATGCGCGCGCTATGGGAGCGTTACGGCCGTGATTTCTACGCCGGCGCTTCCGGCAGCGGACGCGGCGTGACGGAAAAGGACGTGGAGGCGCTGTTCGACGAGGTCAGTGGCCTGCGCCTGAAACCTCTCTTCGAACGCCATGTGCGCGGCACCGACGACATCCCGCTGGCCAAGCTGTATGCGCCTTTCGCCGTCAAGGTCCTTGACGAACGCAAGAACAGCAAGCCGTCGCTGAACGTCGGCGTCGGCCGCGACCCGCTGGGCGCCAGGCTGACCCAGGTGCACGAAGGCGGCGCGGCCCACCGGGCCGGACTGTCGGCGGGCGACATCGTGATCGCGGTGGATGGCCTGCGCGTGAACGGCAACCCGTCCAACCTGGACCAGCTGTTCGCGCGCTACCGCGTCGACGATGCCGTCGAAGTGCATGCCTTCCGCCGCGATGAGCTGATGCGCTTCGACGTGACCCTGCAGGGCTGCGTGGCGCCGGTCGTCAGCATCGGCGTGGCGCCTGCGGGTGCGCGCCGGGCGGCGACGATCGCGCGGCCCAGCGCGAGCTGA
- a CDS encoding TonB C-terminal domain-containing protein, whose product MTTVAGTVGSSIERVAEKIAHPFSPAPASKPAPAGLDDYKTQVAQHVVQHNPERNYNGKLPPMLPAIVVLEITVDRNGQLEDVAVQRSRDPDASRIALDSMRRSTPLPPPLQLAKAGGKLKFSETFLFADSKRYQLRSLAGPQTPD is encoded by the coding sequence GTGACGACGGTGGCAGGTACCGTCGGCTCTTCCATAGAACGGGTCGCCGAAAAGATCGCGCATCCCTTCTCCCCCGCCCCCGCATCGAAGCCCGCTCCCGCCGGCCTCGACGACTACAAGACCCAGGTCGCCCAACACGTGGTGCAGCACAATCCCGAACGGAACTACAACGGCAAGCTGCCGCCAATGCTGCCGGCCATCGTGGTCCTCGAGATCACGGTGGACCGCAACGGCCAGCTGGAGGATGTGGCAGTACAGCGCTCACGCGATCCGGACGCGTCGCGGATCGCGCTCGACTCGATGCGGCGCAGCACGCCGCTGCCGCCACCGCTGCAGCTGGCAAAGGCAGGCGGCAAACTGAAATTCTCGGAAACCTTCCTGTTCGCGGACAGCAAGCGCTACCAGCTGCGCAGCCTGGCCGGGCCGCAGACTCCCGACTGA
- the trpC gene encoding indole-3-glycerol phosphate synthase TrpC, producing MSDILNKILAVKADEVAAAKKHRDLYSLRREVEGDSELRSNLRGFESSLRRSIDAGRAGVIAEVKKASPSKGVLRPDFQPAAIAESYARGGASCLSVLTDAQFFQGAADYLKQARAACELPVIRKDFMVDLYQVYEARAMGADAILLIVSALDHGLMAELEACAQELGMDVLVEVHDGDELNAALRLKTRLLGINNRNLRSFEVTLDTTIGLLPNIPAERLVVTESGILAPADVKRMRDANVHAFLVGEAFMRAPDPGTELQRLFD from the coding sequence ATGTCCGACATCCTGAACAAGATCCTGGCGGTGAAAGCCGACGAAGTCGCCGCCGCCAAAAAGCACCGCGACCTGTACAGCCTGCGCCGCGAAGTCGAAGGCGACAGCGAACTGCGCAGCAATCTGCGCGGCTTCGAGTCCAGCCTGCGCCGCAGCATCGACGCGGGACGCGCCGGCGTGATCGCCGAAGTGAAAAAAGCCTCGCCGTCGAAGGGCGTGCTGCGTCCCGACTTCCAGCCGGCCGCCATCGCCGAAAGTTATGCCAGGGGCGGCGCCTCCTGCCTGTCGGTGCTGACCGACGCACAGTTCTTCCAGGGCGCCGCCGACTACCTGAAACAGGCGCGCGCCGCCTGCGAGCTGCCGGTGATCCGCAAGGATTTCATGGTCGACCTGTACCAGGTGTACGAGGCGCGCGCGATGGGCGCCGATGCGATCCTCTTGATCGTCTCGGCCCTGGACCACGGCCTGATGGCGGAACTGGAAGCCTGTGCCCAGGAACTCGGCATGGATGTGCTGGTCGAAGTACATGACGGCGACGAGTTGAACGCTGCGCTGCGCCTCAAGACGAGGCTGCTGGGCATCAACAACCGCAACCTGCGCAGCTTCGAGGTCACGCTCGACACCACCATCGGCCTGCTGCCGAACATTCCGGCGGAGCGCCTGGTGGTCACCGAGTCCGGTATCCTGGCGCCGGCCGACGTCAAGCGCATGCGCGACGCCAACGTGCATGCCTTCCTGGTGGGCGAGGCCTTCATGCGCGCGCCCGATCCTGGCACGGAACTGCAACGTTTATTTGACTAG
- a CDS encoding LysE family translocator, whose translation MLGIHDLPVFVLSGLLLNILPGPDSLLIMTRSATQGWRAGSAAAIGIGAGTCVHILAAALGLSAVLAASSTAFTAVKLLGAAYILWMAVGLLRAKKHEETAVKAAPMLPRLPYRKIFAQGFLTNVLNPKVALFFLAFVPQFIHADAPHKALAFIVLGCIFNLNGMLWCNALALFTARASARIKLAPAVSLWLSRATGSLFVWLGVKLALSKQS comes from the coding sequence ATGCTGGGCATCCACGACCTGCCGGTGTTCGTGCTGTCGGGGCTGCTGCTCAACATCCTGCCCGGCCCCGATTCGCTGCTGATCATGACCCGCAGCGCCACCCAGGGCTGGCGCGCCGGCAGCGCCGCTGCAATCGGTATCGGCGCCGGCACCTGCGTGCACATCCTGGCCGCTGCGCTGGGCCTGTCCGCGGTGCTGGCGGCATCAAGCACCGCCTTCACGGCGGTCAAGCTGCTCGGCGCGGCTTACATCTTGTGGATGGCGGTCGGCCTGCTGCGCGCTAAAAAGCATGAAGAAACAGCGGTGAAAGCAGCACCTATGCTGCCGCGCCTGCCCTACCGGAAAATCTTCGCCCAGGGCTTCCTCACGAATGTGCTGAACCCGAAGGTGGCGCTGTTCTTCCTGGCTTTCGTGCCGCAATTCATCCATGCCGATGCGCCGCACAAGGCCCTGGCCTTCATCGTCCTCGGCTGCATTTTCAATCTCAACGGCATGCTGTGGTGTAACGCGCTGGCCCTGTTCACGGCCCGCGCGAGTGCGCGCATCAAGCTCGCGCCAGCGGTGTCGCTGTGGCTCAGTCGCGCCACCGGCAGCCTGTTCGTCTGGCTCGGCGTCAAACTGGCGCTGTCGAAGCAATCCTGA
- the trpD gene encoding anthranilate phosphoribosyltransferase, giving the protein MITPQEALLRCIEHREIFHDEMLHLFRQIMSGEISPTMVAAITVGLRVKKETIGEITAAAQVMREFSTKVPMADTTNLLDIVGTGGDGAHTFNISTASMFVAAAAGARVAKHGGRSVSSSSGSADLIESLGAEIDLKPEQIAQSIAQTGIGFMFAPNHHAAMKNVAPVRRELGVRSIFNILGPLTNPAGAPNILMGVFHPDLVGIQVRVLQRLGAEHAVVVWGRDNMDEVSLGAGTMVGELVNGEIREYEIHPEDFGLQMIASRNLKVADAAESKLRVLEALRGEPGPAHDIVALNAGTALYAAGVAASIEEGLQKARAAIASGAALAKLDQFVSVTRQLGAAN; this is encoded by the coding sequence ATGATCACCCCGCAAGAAGCGCTCCTGCGCTGTATCGAACACCGCGAAATCTTCCACGACGAGATGCTGCACCTGTTCCGGCAGATCATGTCGGGCGAGATTTCCCCGACCATGGTCGCGGCGATTACCGTCGGCCTGCGCGTGAAGAAGGAAACCATCGGCGAGATCACCGCCGCGGCCCAGGTCATGCGCGAGTTCTCGACCAAGGTGCCGATGGCCGACACCACCAATCTGCTCGACATCGTCGGCACCGGCGGCGACGGCGCGCACACCTTCAATATCTCGACGGCGTCCATGTTCGTGGCCGCCGCCGCGGGCGCGCGCGTGGCCAAGCACGGCGGGCGCAGCGTGTCCTCGTCGAGCGGCAGCGCCGACCTGATCGAATCGCTGGGGGCCGAGATCGACCTGAAGCCCGAGCAGATCGCCCAGTCGATCGCCCAGACCGGCATCGGCTTCATGTTCGCGCCGAACCACCATGCGGCGATGAAGAACGTGGCGCCGGTGCGCCGCGAACTCGGCGTGCGCAGCATCTTCAACATCCTCGGCCCGCTGACCAACCCGGCCGGCGCGCCGAACATCCTGATGGGCGTGTTCCACCCCGACCTGGTCGGCATCCAGGTGCGCGTGCTGCAGCGCCTCGGCGCCGAACACGCGGTGGTGGTCTGGGGCCGCGACAACATGGACGAGGTCTCGCTGGGCGCCGGCACCATGGTCGGTGAACTGGTCAATGGCGAGATCCGCGAATACGAGATCCACCCGGAAGACTTCGGCCTGCAGATGATCGCCAGTCGCAACCTGAAGGTGGCCGACGCCGCCGAGTCGAAGCTGCGCGTGCTGGAAGCGCTGCGCGGCGAGCCCGGTCCGGCGCACGACATCGTGGCGCTGAACGCCGGCACCGCACTGTATGCGGCGGGCGTTGCCGCCTCGATCGAGGAAGGCCTGCAGAAGGCGCGCGCCGCCATCGCCTCGGGCGCTGCGCTGGCCAAGCTCGACCAGTTCGTGAGCGTCACGCGCCAGCTGGGCGCGGCGAACTGA
- a CDS encoding aminodeoxychorismate/anthranilate synthase component II gives MLLMIDNYDSFTYNIVQYFGELGEDVRTVRNDEISLEQIADMNPDRICISPGPKSPKDAGVSVEVLKTFKGRKPILGVCLGHQAIGEAFGGKIIRAKQVMHGKTSKIAHTGEGVFKGLPSPFTVIRYHSLAIERASLPACLEVTAWTDDGEIMGVRHKEFDIEGVQFHPESILSEHGHAMLKNFLER, from the coding sequence ATGCTGCTCATGATCGACAACTACGACTCGTTCACCTACAACATCGTGCAGTACTTCGGTGAGCTGGGCGAGGATGTGCGCACCGTGCGCAACGACGAGATCTCGCTGGAACAGATCGCCGACATGAACCCGGACCGCATCTGCATCTCGCCGGGCCCCAAGAGCCCGAAGGATGCCGGCGTGTCGGTCGAGGTCCTCAAGACATTCAAGGGCAGGAAGCCGATCCTCGGCGTGTGCCTGGGTCACCAGGCGATCGGCGAAGCTTTTGGGGGCAAGATCATCCGAGCCAAGCAGGTCATGCACGGCAAGACCTCGAAGATCGCCCACACCGGCGAAGGCGTGTTCAAGGGCCTGCCGAGCCCCTTCACCGTGATCCGCTACCACTCGCTGGCGATCGAACGCGCCTCGCTGCCGGCCTGCCTGGAAGTGACGGCATGGACCGACGACGGCGAAATCATGGGCGTGCGCCACAAGGAATTCGACATCGAGGGCGTGCAGTTCCACCCCGAGTCGATCCTGTCCGAACACGGCCACGCGATGCTGAAGAACTTCCTGGAGCGCTGA
- the trpE gene encoding anthranilate synthase component I: protein MTELEFKSLATQGYNRIPLIAEAFADLETPLTLYLKLAQSQDAGRNTFLLESVVGGERFGRYSFIGLPARTILRATQDGNGITVEKNGEIVETHQGNPLEFIEQYQQRFKVALRPGMPRFCGGLAGYFGYDTVRHIEKKLAGKAPKDELGLPDIQLMQTEELAVIDNLSGKLYLIVYADPSQPEAYARAKQRLKDLRVMLRRSVDAPVTSSSVRTEAVRDFGKEEYLKAVAVAKEYVMAGDLMQVQIGQRIRKPYVDSPLSLYRALRSLNPSPYMYYYNFGDMQIVGSSPEILVRNEQNPEGGRKVTLRPIAGTRPRGSTPERDAELAHELLNDPKEVAEHVMLIDLARNDIGRIAKTGTVKVTDQMVIEKYSHVQHIVSNVEGELKEGMSNLDVLRATFPAGTLTGAPKVRAMEVIDELEPVKRGIYGGACGYLSFGGEMDVAIAIRTGVIKDGNLYVQAAAGIVADSIPEMEWLETENKARAVLRAAEQVQDGLDGEI from the coding sequence ATGACCGAACTCGAATTCAAATCGCTCGCCACGCAAGGCTATAACCGTATCCCCCTGATCGCGGAAGCATTCGCCGATCTCGAAACCCCGCTCACGCTGTACCTGAAACTGGCGCAGAGCCAGGACGCCGGCAGGAACACCTTCCTGCTGGAGTCGGTGGTCGGCGGCGAGCGCTTCGGGCGCTATTCCTTCATCGGCCTGCCGGCCAGGACCATCCTGCGCGCGACGCAGGACGGCAACGGCATCACCGTCGAGAAGAACGGCGAGATCGTCGAAACCCACCAGGGCAATCCGCTGGAGTTCATCGAGCAGTACCAGCAGCGCTTCAAGGTCGCGCTGCGTCCGGGAATGCCGCGCTTCTGCGGCGGCCTGGCCGGCTACTTCGGCTACGACACCGTGCGCCACATCGAGAAGAAACTGGCCGGCAAGGCGCCGAAGGACGAGCTGGGCCTGCCGGACATCCAGCTGATGCAGACCGAAGAGCTGGCCGTGATCGACAACCTGTCGGGCAAGCTCTACCTGATCGTCTACGCCGACCCGTCCCAGCCGGAAGCCTATGCGCGGGCGAAGCAGCGCCTGAAGGACCTGCGCGTGATGCTGCGCCGGAGCGTCGACGCGCCGGTGACGTCGTCCTCGGTCCGTACCGAAGCGGTGCGCGACTTCGGCAAGGAGGAATACCTGAAGGCGGTGGCGGTGGCCAAGGAATACGTGATGGCTGGCGACCTGATGCAGGTGCAGATCGGCCAGCGCATCCGCAAGCCCTACGTGGATTCGCCGCTGTCGCTGTACCGCGCGCTGCGTTCGCTGAACCCGTCGCCGTACATGTACTACTACAACTTCGGCGACATGCAGATCGTCGGCTCCTCGCCGGAGATCCTGGTCCGCAACGAACAGAATCCCGAAGGCGGCCGCAAGGTCACGCTGCGCCCGATCGCCGGAACCCGCCCGCGCGGCTCGACGCCGGAACGCGACGCCGAACTGGCCCACGAGCTGCTGAACGACCCGAAGGAGGTCGCCGAGCACGTGATGCTGATCGACCTGGCGCGCAACGACATCGGCCGCATCGCCAAGACCGGCACGGTGAAGGTCACCGACCAGATGGTCATCGAAAAATACTCGCACGTGCAGCACATCGTCTCGAACGTCGAGGGCGAGCTGAAGGAAGGCATGTCGAACCTGGACGTGCTGCGCGCCACCTTCCCGGCCGGCACCCTGACCGGCGCGCCGAAGGTGCGGGCGATGGAAGTCATCGACGAACTCGAGCCCGTGAAGCGCGGCATCTACGGCGGCGCCTGCGGCTACCTGTCCTTCGGCGGCGAGATGGACGTGGCGATCGCGATCCGCACCGGCGTGATCAAGGACGGCAACCTGTACGTGCAGGCGGCGGCAGGCATCGTGGCCGATTCCATCCCCGAGATGGAATGGCTGGAAACGGAAAACAAGGCGCGCGCCGTGCTGCGCGCGGCCGAGCAAGTGCAAGACGGACTGGATGGGGAGATCTGA
- a CDS encoding phosphoglycolate phosphatase produces MRAGAAAIQAAIIDLDGTMLHTVPDFELALNGMRADFGLAPIDQATIEPMVGKGSEKLIRDVLALDMDAARIDAVFEQAMAAYQRHYLAINGERATLFPDVIEGLRALKELGLRLACVTNKPISFTLPLLEKKGLAPWFELVYGGDSLPRKKPDPLPLQQVCRDFDLAPASVVAIGDSSNDAEAARAAGCFVLTVPYGYNHGMPVQSINSDGIVDSLLDAAKLISVHNSTSN; encoded by the coding sequence ATGCGGGCGGGCGCTGCGGCAATCCAGGCCGCCATCATCGACCTCGACGGCACCATGCTGCATACGGTGCCGGATTTCGAACTGGCGCTGAACGGCATGCGCGCGGACTTCGGCCTCGCCCCGATCGACCAGGCCACCATCGAACCGATGGTCGGCAAGGGCTCGGAAAAGCTGATCCGCGACGTGCTGGCCCTGGATATGGACGCCGCCCGCATCGACGCCGTGTTCGAGCAGGCCATGGCCGCCTACCAGCGGCACTACCTGGCCATCAACGGCGAGCGCGCCACCCTGTTCCCCGACGTGATCGAAGGCCTGCGCGCGCTGAAGGAACTGGGCCTGCGCCTGGCCTGCGTCACCAACAAGCCGATCTCCTTTACGCTGCCCCTGCTGGAGAAGAAGGGCCTGGCGCCGTGGTTCGAGCTGGTCTACGGCGGCGATTCGCTGCCGAGGAAAAAGCCGGATCCGCTGCCGCTGCAGCAGGTCTGCCGCGACTTCGACCTGGCGCCGGCAAGCGTGGTGGCGATCGGCGATTCGAGCAACGACGCCGAGGCGGCGCGGGCCGCCGGTTGCTTTGTGCTGACAGTTCCATATGGTTATAACCACGGAATGCCTGTGCAAAGTATTAATTCCGATGGTATAGTTGATTCGCTGCTCGATGCAGCGAAGCTGATATCTGTTCACAACAGCACGTCAAACTAA
- the rpe gene encoding ribulose-phosphate 3-epimerase — translation MTTYRIAPSILSADFARLGEEVRNVVAAGADIIHFDVMDNHYVPNLTIGPMVCQAIRPHVQVPIDVHLMVKPVDRLIPDFAKAGADIITFHPEASEHIDRTLQLIRDNGCKAGLVFNPGTPLHYLDHVMDKIDIILIMSVNPGFGGQSFIPEALKKVAQARRLIDESGRDIMLEVDGGIKADNIAAVAAAGADTFVAGSAIFGKPDYKAVIDAMRAELAGVEAQ, via the coding sequence ATGACCACCTACCGCATCGCTCCCAGCATCCTGTCCGCCGACTTTGCCCGCCTGGGCGAGGAAGTACGCAATGTCGTCGCCGCCGGCGCCGACATCATCCACTTCGACGTGATGGACAACCACTATGTCCCGAACCTGACCATCGGCCCGATGGTGTGCCAGGCCATCCGTCCGCACGTACAGGTGCCGATCGACGTCCACCTGATGGTCAAGCCGGTCGACCGCCTCATCCCCGACTTCGCGAAAGCCGGCGCCGACATCATCACCTTCCACCCGGAAGCGTCCGAGCACATCGACCGCACGCTGCAGCTGATCCGCGATAACGGCTGCAAGGCCGGCCTGGTGTTCAACCCGGGCACGCCCCTGCACTACCTCGACCATGTGATGGACAAGATCGACATCATCCTGATCATGTCGGTCAACCCGGGCTTCGGCGGTCAGTCCTTCATTCCGGAAGCGCTGAAGAAGGTCGCCCAGGCGCGCCGCCTGATCGACGAATCGGGCCGCGACATCATGCTGGAGGTCGACGGCGGCATCAAGGCCGACAACATCGCCGCGGTGGCTGCCGCCGGCGCCGACACCTTCGTGGCCGGTTCCGCCATCTTCGGCAAGCCTGACTACAAGGCCGTGATCGACGCCATGCGCGCCGAACTGGCCGGCGTCGAGGCGCAATAA
- the apaG gene encoding Co2+/Mg2+ efflux protein ApaG, with the protein MAVYDFAINVRTQYLPEQSKPERTLHVFTYTITIKNTGDVPAQLISRHWVITDASGKTQEVRGLGVVGHQPLLKPGEEFEYTSGTQLETAQGSMMGEYFFVAEDGHRFEVTIPEFVLSLPRALH; encoded by the coding sequence ATGGCCGTTTACGATTTCGCGATCAATGTCAGGACGCAATACCTGCCCGAGCAGTCCAAACCCGAGCGGACATTGCACGTGTTTACCTACACGATCACGATCAAGAATACCGGCGACGTGCCGGCCCAGCTGATCTCGCGCCACTGGGTGATCACCGATGCCAGCGGCAAGACGCAGGAAGTGCGCGGCCTGGGCGTGGTTGGCCACCAGCCGCTGCTCAAGCCCGGCGAGGAATTCGAATACACCAGCGGCACCCAGCTGGAAACGGCCCAGGGCTCGATGATGGGCGAATACTTCTTCGTGGCCGAGGATGGCCACCGCTTCGAAGTGACGATCCCCGAATTCGTGCTGTCGCTGCCGCGCGCCCTGCACTGA